From the genome of Dehalococcoidia bacterium:
CTCGCACCGCCGGCCTCGGGTCCGCGAGCGCGTCCCTGGACAGGTTGACTTTCGTGCCGACCACCACGCGCTCCCAGGCGCCGAGGTCCCTGAGCGTGCGGCCGAGGTTCTCCTCCGACCGCCCGTCGCCGTAGGAGGCGGCGGTGTCAAAGTAGGTGATGCCGCCCTCCAGGGCTCGGGCGACCACAGACCGCTGTTCATCCGGCTGGCCGCGAGTCATCAGGCCGCCGACGTTTCCGCAGCCGAAGCCCAGCTCGGAAACAGTGAGGCCGGTCTTGCCCAGGGTGCGGTATCTCAAGCGCTCGCCTCGTCCGCCTGGCCGGCGGCCAGGACCTTGTACAAGACAACCCTATCGGCGGCCATTAGCTTGTCGCCATTTCGCAGCCGCAGCGCGAAGTCCTCGCGGACGGCATCCAGCATGCGCCTCAGGTCTTCTGGAGTCCAGAACGTCGTGCCGGTTAGCAGAAGGTAATCGGCTGCCTGGCCAGCAAACCACATGCGCGTCCAGGCGCGGACGCTACCCCGTGGGCTCACCGCCCGCACCATGCGGCGGAGGTCCTCTTCCTGCCACTCCGGCCGGGCGCCGAGCAGGATCAGATATCCGGCCCGCCACGCGGCCGTAGTGTCGTCGCCCGACCTCAGGCGCGCCTTGACTTCGTCTTTCAGGGCTCGCTCCATGCGCGACTGGTCATCCTCCGACCAGGAACGCTGCCCGGCTATCTGAAAGCTGTGCGCGGCAGAGAAGGCGGCACGGAGCGGATGTCCGGCGACGAGATGCAGCCTTGCGTCCTCCGCGGTGGCAAGCGCCAGGGTCTTTAGCGTTGCTTCCCCGAAGAGCTCTTCGAATTGCACTCTCAGAGCTTACGCCGCTTGCCCAGTCTCCGCCTTCTCTCCACTACTCGACCGGCGTACCGAGTGCCCTGACGTCCAGGGCGTGTCCGGCGACGCAGAGGTAGACCCTCGAGGCGGCGGCAGCGACCGCCTGGTTGGCTTCACCGAGCGCATCCCGAAATAGCCGCCCCAGGCGATACTCCGGCACCAGGCCGCTCCCGACCTCGTTGGTCACGACTATCAACGCGCCGGCCCTTGCTCGCTGTGTCTGCAGCAACGCGTGGACCGGGTCCAGCACTACGCGTGAGACATCTGCCTCGCGCCCTTCCGCGGCCTCATCTGCCTGCAGCAGCAGGTTGCTTACCCAGAGCGTCAGGCAGTCGAGGACGCAGGCGTCGAGGCTTCCGGCGCGCGCCAGTGCTGACACGACATCCAGGGGCTCCTCGATGGTGCGCCAGGCGCGCGGCCGCGCTCGCCGGTGAGCGGCGACACGACGGCGCATTTCGTCGTCGCCCGGCACGAGCGTGGCGATGTACGCAACATTCGGGCCGAATCCGGCCGCAAGGCGCTCCGCGAACCGGCTCTTGCCGCTCCGCGCGCCCCCGGTGACAAGCACGAGTTCGCCCATCTGCCCTTTCCCTCAGTACCAGGCGAGCGCCGCTAGAAGCAGAAGCGCCTCGCTGACCTCCACCACGGCGCCGTAAGCATCTCCCGTGAGGCCGCCGAGTCGCGTGGCGACGGCGGCGCCGAGCCCGAGG
Proteins encoded in this window:
- the cobU gene encoding bifunctional adenosylcobinamide kinase/adenosylcobinamide-phosphate guanylyltransferase, giving the protein MGELVLVTGGARSGKSRFAERLAAGFGPNVAYIATLVPGDDEMRRRVAAHRRARPRAWRTIEEPLDVVSALARAGSLDACVLDCLTLWVSNLLLQADEAAEGREADVSRVVLDPVHALLQTQRARAGALIVVTNEVGSGLVPEYRLGRLFRDALGEANQAVAAAASRVYLCVAGHALDVRALGTPVE